The genomic DNA CGATCCACCTTCCCCGACCGCGCCGCCCGGATCCGGACCGGCCTTTCACGGAGCCCCCGATGGCGATCGACCCGACCCTGCGCGACGCGCTCTCCGCCGTGACCCCGGCGAGCCTCGCCCGCGCCCTGGCGCGGGCCGGGGTGAAGGCCTGCACCCCGCACGGTCTCTCGGCGCGGGGGAGCGCGACCGTGGTCGGAGCCGCCTACACGATGCGGATGATCCCGGCCCGCGACGACGCCGCGGGTGATCTCGCCGCCGCCGTCGACGCCGTGCCCGAGGGGGCCGTCGTGGTCATCGATGCGGGATCCTCCGGCCTCGTCCTTCCCTTCGGGGCGATCCTGGCGGCGCGCCTTGCCCAGCGCGGCGCCGCCGGTCTGATCACCGACGCGGCCCTGCCGGAGGAGGTCGGCCTCCCCGCCTGGTGCCGGACGGCCGCGGCCACCGGGGCTCTGGCCCTGGTCGGCACGCAGGAGCGCGTCGCCTGCGGCGGTGCCGCCATCCATCCCGGCGATATCCTGGTCGGCGATACGACCGGCCTCGTCGCGGTGCCGGCGGCGCTCGCCGAGCGCGTCGCCCTGGAGGCCGTGGAGCAGCAGCGCCTCGACCTCTGGATCCAGCGCGAGGTCGAGCGCGGCGCGGACCTCGCGAGCCTCCTCCCGCCGGACGCCGCGGCCCTCGCCCGGTTCGAGGCCGAGACGAGGCCGGCCTGAGCCCCGTGTTCTTCCCCGCCTCGAAGGTGATCTTCTTCCTGATCACCCCGTCGAATTTCTGCATCTTCGCGATCCTGCTCGGGATCGCCGTCGCGGCGGTGACGCGCTGGCGGAGGAGCGGTCTCGGTCTCGCGCTGCTGGGCAGTTTCCTGCTCGGTGCCGCCGGACTGGCGCCCCTCTCGGACGTGGCCCTGATCCCGCTCGAGCAGCGCTTCCCGGCCTATCCGGACGACGGCCCGGCCCCGACCGGGATCATCGTGCTGGGTGGCGGCATCGAGGCGGGTCTGTCAGAGGCGCGTCGCCAGATCGTCGTCAACGATGCCGGCGAGCGGCCGATCTATCTCGGCGACCTCGCCCGGCGCTACCCGGCGGCGCGGCTGGTCTTCTCCGGTGGCAGCGGCTTCATCGCGGGCGGCATGGCCGAAGCCGACATCGTGAGCCGGCAGGCGGACGTGATCGGCGTGCCGCGGACGCGCCTGATCCTGGAGAACCGCTCGCGCAACACCCACGAGAACGCCGCCTTCTCGGCGGCCCTGGTGAAGCCGAAGCCCGGCGAGCGCTGGCTGCTCGTGACCTCGGCCTGGCACATGCCTCGGGCGGTCGGCTGCTTCCGCCAAGCCGGCTTCGCGGTGGACGCCTTCCCGGTAGATTACCGGACCCGCGGCTGGAGCGACGTCGCGCACTTCCACGGCTTCGCGTCGGACGGGCTGCTCCAGTTCGATTTGGCCGTCAAGGAGTGGATCGGCCTCGTCGCCTATCGCCTGTCCGGCTACACGCCGGACTGGCTGCCGGGCCCGGATGCCGAGGGGGCTTCCGAGGCCGCGCCGGAAACCGGCAGCGACAATCGGTAGATCCCGCGGAAATCGTCCGGGTCGACGGGTCTCCCCTTCCGCAGGATCGCGATCTGCCCCGCGTGGGCCAGTCGCACCGCGACCCGTCGCACGGGCTGCATCAGCGGACCCCAGCCGTCCGGGTGCGGGCCGCCGAGGGCGCGGGCGACTTCCGAGGGACAGACCGTCTTGTCGGCGCCGCGCTCGGCCACGAGGCGCAGCATCGTCGTCTCGATCGCGGCGTCGTCGGGTCGTGGGTCGGTCATGTGCGGGCCTCCTCGGCGGGCGACAGGAGCGGAGCCTCGAGCGGCCCCTCGTGAGGTCCCTCCCCGGCTTCCAGGAGCGCCTTGCGGATCTCCGAGGCGAATTGGCGGCGCCACATGATGATCACGACGGCGGTCGTCGAGACGAACAGCACGTAGGGGCTGATGAACCAGCCGAGATAGGCGAGCGCGAAGAAGAACGCCCGCTGCCCGCGGGCGAAGTGACGCCCGGCGCTGACGTTCATGGCCGCGAGCCGCCGCACCGCCCGCAGCATCTCGATCTCGCTCGTGCCGGATCCCTTGTGCGGCACGGCGCCGAGCAGGATCGCCGTGTAATTGAACAGCCTGTAGGCCCAGGCGAATTTGAAGAAGGCGTAGACGAAGATCAGTGCGAGGCCGGCGACCTTCAGCTCCCAGGTCAGGCGGTTGGCCGCCGTCCCGAACGGCAGCGTGGCGAACAGGTTCAGGACATCGTCCCCGGAGCGCGACAGGGTCAGGACCGAGCCCAGGGCGATGAGCGAGGTCGAGGCGAAGAACGCCGTGCCGTTCTGCAGCGAGGCGTTGATCTGCGTGTCGACCACCCGGTTGTCGCGGCCGATGACTTGGCGCGCCCAGTTGGCCCGGTGGCCGTTCATGATCTGGCTGAGGGAGACCATCCTGCCGCGCAACCGGCCGACGGACAGGCCGTAGGCGATCCAGGCGAGGATGAAGTAGAGCAGCGCCGCGAGATCGAGGTGCGAGAAGGCGGCGCTGCCGGCGGACAGGTCGGTCATGGTCTCCGGATGGCGGATGCGTGAAGGGGCGGTCCGCCATACCAGTCCGCGGGCGCGCGCTGAACCCGCGGCGCCGTTGTCAGTCGCGCAGGATCCGGAACGCGCCGCCGGTCGGCACGTCGCCGCCGTCCCGCGCGGTCACGTCGGCCACGCGCGCGCCCGGCGGACCCGACCGGCACAGGGCCTCCATCTCCGCCACGGCCTCCGGCGCGCCGCTGAAGACCGCCTCGACCGAGCCGTCGTCGCGGTTGCGCACCGTGCCAGCGAGGCCGCGGGCGCGGGCCTCGGACTGCGTCCAGGCCCGGTAGGACACGCCCTGGACGCGACCGGTGACGATGACGGAGATCGTCCGGGTCTCACTCATGCGGGCGCGGTCTCGTCTGACGGGGCCCGCGCCGGGCGGCGCGGGCCGGAGGGGCCTTACTCGGCCGCGATCGGGCGACGGACGCCGGCAGCCAGGGTCTGGCTCCGCGTCGCGCCGGTGCGGACATGGGTGGAGTAGAGCATCAGGCCGGTGAAGGCGATGCCGCCCACGATGTTACCGATCAGCGTCGGGATCTCGTTCCAGAGCAGGTAGTCCATGACCGTCAGGTGGCCGCCCATGAGGATCGCCGACGGGAACAGGAACATGTTCACCACCGAGTGCTCGAAGGTCATGAAGAAGAACACCGTGATCGGCATCCACATGGCGATGACCTTGCCGGGCACCGAGGTCGACAGCATGGCGCCGATGACGCCGGTCGAGACCATCCAGTTGCACAGCATGGCGCGGACGAAGAGCGTCAGCATGCCGGAGGCGCCGTACTTCTCGTAGCCGAGGGTCCGGGCCTCGCCGATGCCGGCGATGAGCTTGCCGACGGCGTTCGGCTCGGTGGCGAAGCCGAAGGTGAAGACGATCGACATCATCACCGCCGTGGTCAGGGCGCCCGCGAAGTTGCCGAAGAAGACCAGCACCCAGTTGCGGGCGACGCCGGCCACGGTGACGCCGGGGCGCTTGTCGATGAGGGCGAGCGGGGTGAGCACGCAGACGCCGGTGAACAGGTCGTAGCCGAGCAGGTACAGCATCGAGAAGCCGACCGGGAACAGCAGGGCCGCCACCAGCGGCTGGCCGGTCGTCTGATTGATGGTCACCGCGAAGGCAGCGGCGAGCGCCAGGATCGCGCCGGCCATGTAGGCCCGGATGAACGTGTCCTTGGTGGCCATGAAGACCTTTGCCTCACCGGCATCGACGGCCTTCTTCACGAAATCGGCGGGCGCCAGATACGACATGCACAACTCTCCCTCGCGGGCGCACGCCGATCGTCGTTGACCGACGGGCGCGCCGCGCAATCACGGATGGCTGGCCGGGCGCGGTGCTGCCGTTCGCCCCCCAGCTCGATCGTGGGCAAGCATGTCGCGTACCAACTGCGCGGCGCTCAGGCCGGCAGGCCGCGGGCCCAGGTGCCGAGCTCCCGCAGATAGGCCGGGGGCAGCTGCGCCGCGCGCCCCGCCGCGACGACCGCCTCTAGGTATCCGGGCCGCGGGCGGCCGGGCGCGGTCGAGCACCCGCGATAGATCAGGGCGCGCTTGACGCCCTCCCCCGTGCGGACCGGGAGCGCCGCCTTGGTGTAGAGGCCGCCGGCGACGCCCTCGTAGCGGTCGAGCGCCGGGACGTCGTCGACAGCCAGCTCCCACAGGACGCCCCAGACGGTGCGTCGGGGATCGGGCACCACGGACGCGTAGCCCTCGCGCATGATGATGAAGCGGTGGCGCGGCAGATGTCCGCCGCCGATCAGCCGCGAAACCGGGCAGCGCAGCGCCATCGCGGCGGCATCCATGTTGGCGCCGTAGGCGAAATAGAGGGGCATGCAGCCGCGATTCGTTGGCCGAGCTTCAGACTTATTGCACAGACCCGCGCGCGTCGCGCTGCGCGGACCACCCGTTGGCGCGCATGGCCGCAGCGGCGAGCGCCAGCGTGACGGCGCGACTCACGCATGTCACGACGATCTCGCCCGAATACAGGGTCTGATGCTTCGAAGCACGCGCCTCCCGGCCCGAGGCCGGGGCATCGCCGCGCAAGGCCAGATCGCCGCGAAGAAGGTGGTCGCCGGCCGCAGGGCAGGCGCATCCGCGATCCCGAAGCTCAGGGCGGTGATCGGCGTGACGAAGCCGATCACCGCGGACGCGACGGCGATGGTGCGCGGCGCCGGCGCCGACGCTCTCGTCTGCGCGTCGCGAACGCAGTGAGGGCCGGGAGCGCGACGCGCGCCGGCGATCAGGCGAATTCCAGGATCACCGCGTCGACGGCGAGGCTGTCGCCCTCCTTGGCGTGGATCTTCCCCACCGTGGCGTCGCGCTCGGCGCGGAGCACGTTCTCCATCTTCATCGCCTCGACGACCGCGATCGGCTCGCCGTTCTTCACCTCCTGGCCCTCGGTGACGAGGATCTGCTTCACGAGACCGGGCATCGGGCAGAGCACCTGCTTGCCCGAGCCCGCCTGCTCCTTCACCGGCATCAGGGCGGCGAGTTCCGCTTCGCGCCGGGTGTAGACCCGGGCCTCGGCGGCCGCGCCGGCATGCTGCAGGAACACGCCGTTGAGGAGGCTGCGCACCTGGATCGCCACCCGCTCCGAGCCGATCGTGCCGATCCAGACCGGCTCGCCCGGGCGCCACGCGCTCGCCACCGTGAGCGCCGCGCCGTCGTCGCGCGTGACGAGGATGTCCTCGCCCTCCGGCTCGACCGTCACCGGGAAGGCCTGGCCCGCCAGGATCACGACGCGCTCACGCTCGAAGGCGAAGAGGCCGGGCGCGCGCATCTGCCCGGAGATGCCGCGCTTGCGCTGGTTGAGCTTGTGGTCGATCGCCGCCGCGGCGGCCATCATGCGGACCGCCACCGGGCCGGCCGGCTCCGGCGCCGTGAAGCCCTCGGGGAATTCCTCGGCGATGAAGCCTGTGGACAGCCGGCCCTCCTGCCAGCGCGGATGGGCCATCAGCGCCGAGAGGAACGGGATGTTGTGGCGGATGCCGTCGATCGCGAAGGCGTCGAGGGCCTCGGCCTGGGCAGCCACCGCCTCCGCCCGGGTCGGCGCCCAGGTGACCAGCTTGGCGATCATCGGGTCGTAGTGGATGGCGATCTCGCCGCCCTCCTCCACGCCGGTATCGTTGCGCACGATCGCCGTGCCCTGCTGGCCCTCCTCCGGCGGACGGTAGGTGGTCAGCCGGCCGATCGAGGGCAGGAAGTTGCGGGTCGGGTCCTCGGCGTAGACGCGGCTCTCCACCGCCCAGCCGTTCAGCTTCACGTCGTCCTGAGTGATCGGAAGCTTCTCGCCGGCCGCGACCCGGATCATCAGCTCGACGAGGTCGAGGCCGGTGATCATCTCGGTGACCGGGTGCTCGACCTGCAGACGGGTGTTCATCTCCAGGAAGTAGAACGACTTGTCCTGCCCGGCGACGAACTCGACCGTCCCGGCCGAATCGTAGTTCACCGCCTTGGCGAGCGCGACCGCCTGCTCGCCCATCTTGCGGCGGGTCTTCTTGTCGAGGAGCGGCGACGGCGCCTCCTCGA from Methylobacterium radiotolerans JCM 2831 includes the following:
- a CDS encoding formate/nitrite transporter family protein; translated protein: MSYLAPADFVKKAVDAGEAKVFMATKDTFIRAYMAGAILALAAAFAVTINQTTGQPLVAALLFPVGFSMLYLLGYDLFTGVCVLTPLALIDKRPGVTVAGVARNWVLVFFGNFAGALTTAVMMSIVFTFGFATEPNAVGKLIAGIGEARTLGYEKYGASGMLTLFVRAMLCNWMVSTGVIGAMLSTSVPGKVIAMWMPITVFFFMTFEHSVVNMFLFPSAILMGGHLTVMDYLLWNEIPTLIGNIVGGIAFTGLMLYSTHVRTGATRSQTLAAGVRRPIAAE
- a CDS encoding dimethylmenaquinone methyltransferase — its product is MAIDPTLRDALSAVTPASLARALARAGVKACTPHGLSARGSATVVGAAYTMRMIPARDDAAGDLAAAVDAVPEGAVVVIDAGSSGLVLPFGAILAARLAQRGAAGLITDAALPEEVGLPAWCRTAAATGALALVGTQERVACGGAAIHPGDILVGDTTGLVAVPAALAERVALEAVEQQRLDLWIQREVERGADLASLLPPDAAALARFEAETRPA
- a CDS encoding gamma-glutamylcyclotransferase family protein; the encoded protein is MPLYFAYGANMDAAAMALRCPVSRLIGGGHLPRHRFIIMREGYASVVPDPRRTVWGVLWELAVDDVPALDRYEGVAGGLYTKAALPVRTGEGVKRALIYRGCSTAPGRPRPGYLEAVVAAGRAAQLPPAYLRELGTWARGLPA
- a CDS encoding DUF3253 domain-containing protein, whose amino-acid sequence is MTDPRPDDAAIETTMLRLVAERGADKTVCPSEVARALGGPHPDGWGPLMQPVRRVAVRLAHAGQIAILRKGRPVDPDDFRGIYRLSLPVSGAASEAPSASGPGSQSGV
- a CDS encoding acetyl-CoA carboxylase biotin carboxylase subunit, which produces MFDKILIANRGEIACRVIKTARRMGIKTVAVYSDADRDAVHVAMADEAVHIGPAAASESYLVIEKIVEACKKTGAQAVHPGYGFLSEREAFPKALEAAGIVFIGPNPGAIAAMGDKIESKKAAAAAEVSTVPGFLGVIESPEHARKIADEIGYPVMIKASAGGGGKGMRIAYSGEEVAEGFARAKSEAASSFGDDRVFIEKFITDPRHIEIQLIGDKHGNVVYLGERECSIQRRNQKVIEEAPSPLLDKKTRRKMGEQAVALAKAVNYDSAGTVEFVAGQDKSFYFLEMNTRLQVEHPVTEMITGLDLVELMIRVAAGEKLPITQDDVKLNGWAVESRVYAEDPTRNFLPSIGRLTTYRPPEEGQQGTAIVRNDTGVEEGGEIAIHYDPMIAKLVTWAPTRAEAVAAQAEALDAFAIDGIRHNIPFLSALMAHPRWQEGRLSTGFIAEEFPEGFTAPEPAGPVAVRMMAAAAAIDHKLNQRKRGISGQMRAPGLFAFERERVVILAGQAFPVTVEPEGEDILVTRDDGAALTVASAWRPGEPVWIGTIGSERVAIQVRSLLNGVFLQHAGAAAEARVYTRREAELAALMPVKEQAGSGKQVLCPMPGLVKQILVTEGQEVKNGEPIAVVEAMKMENVLRAERDATVGKIHAKEGDSLAVDAVILEFA
- a CDS encoding acylphosphatase — its product is MSETRTISVIVTGRVQGVSYRAWTQSEARARGLAGTVRNRDDGSVEAVFSGAPEAVAEMEALCRSGPPGARVADVTARDGGDVPTGGAFRILRD
- a CDS encoding DUF599 domain-containing protein, translated to MTDLSAGSAAFSHLDLAALLYFILAWIAYGLSVGRLRGRMVSLSQIMNGHRANWARQVIGRDNRVVDTQINASLQNGTAFFASTSLIALGSVLTLSRSGDDVLNLFATLPFGTAANRLTWELKVAGLALIFVYAFFKFAWAYRLFNYTAILLGAVPHKGSGTSEIEMLRAVRRLAAMNVSAGRHFARGQRAFFFALAYLGWFISPYVLFVSTTAVVIIMWRRQFASEIRKALLEAGEGPHEGPLEAPLLSPAEEART
- a CDS encoding YdcF family protein, with translation MFFPASKVIFFLITPSNFCIFAILLGIAVAAVTRWRRSGLGLALLGSFLLGAAGLAPLSDVALIPLEQRFPAYPDDGPAPTGIIVLGGGIEAGLSEARRQIVVNDAGERPIYLGDLARRYPAARLVFSGGSGFIAGGMAEADIVSRQADVIGVPRTRLILENRSRNTHENAAFSAALVKPKPGERWLLVTSAWHMPRAVGCFRQAGFAVDAFPVDYRTRGWSDVAHFHGFASDGLLQFDLAVKEWIGLVAYRLSGYTPDWLPGPDAEGASEAAPETGSDNR